A genomic stretch from Desulfohalobium retbaense DSM 5692 includes:
- a CDS encoding ISL3 family transposase, whose product MLVSQLTKLTLDIQGFRVGRVQGDTSGITVDIAPDRRHLLFCSRCGSAAKYRDTLTSRYFRHVPLWGIPVWLRYSPRRVRCGHCGVKVEYFPWSTGKHRFTTAFAHFLASWARLLPWKHVAQLFGCSWGTVAAAVDQIVEYGLAHQDLSNLTHIGIDEISREKGQVYLTNVYDLNTSRLVWSGEKRTKATITNFFTSLGPSKIDKLEGVCCDMWEPYTQVIQDKAPKATMVFDKFHIVRHLNEAVDQVRRDEIREKGQKHKDLVKDTRYIWLKNPWNLTDKQASRLNALEKLNLKINRAYLLKESFRQFWSYECRTSAKDFLDKWFWWATHSRLKPMRNFAWMLRRKEENILSYFDMPISNGSVEGLNNKAKVISHRAYGFRSAKNYIRNLYHCMGGLPEPQIMHRFV is encoded by the coding sequence GGTCGGGTTCAGGGTGATACGAGCGGGATCACCGTAGATATAGCCCCAGACCGGCGTCATCTGCTCTTTTGCAGCCGCTGCGGTAGCGCTGCCAAGTATCGGGATACCCTTACAAGTCGCTATTTTCGCCATGTCCCTCTTTGGGGGATCCCTGTATGGCTCCGGTACAGCCCCCGCAGAGTTCGGTGCGGACATTGTGGCGTCAAGGTGGAGTATTTCCCCTGGAGCACAGGCAAACATCGGTTCACAACGGCTTTTGCCCACTTCCTGGCTTCGTGGGCCCGGTTACTGCCCTGGAAACATGTAGCACAGCTTTTTGGTTGCTCCTGGGGTACCGTGGCCGCTGCTGTTGACCAGATTGTCGAGTATGGTCTGGCCCATCAAGATCTCTCGAATCTGACGCACATTGGGATTGACGAAATCTCCCGAGAAAAGGGCCAAGTATACCTAACCAATGTCTACGACCTGAATACCTCCAGACTCGTATGGAGCGGGGAAAAACGGACAAAGGCAACAATTACCAACTTCTTCACCTCGCTTGGCCCTAGCAAGATCGATAAGCTTGAAGGGGTCTGTTGCGACATGTGGGAGCCGTATACCCAGGTCATTCAAGACAAGGCCCCGAAAGCGACGATGGTCTTCGACAAATTCCACATTGTCCGGCATCTCAATGAAGCCGTTGACCAGGTCCGTAGAGACGAGATCCGGGAGAAGGGCCAAAAGCACAAGGATCTGGTTAAAGACACCCGATATATCTGGCTCAAGAACCCGTGGAACCTGACTGACAAGCAGGCATCTCGGTTGAATGCACTGGAAAAACTCAATCTCAAAATCAACAGGGCGTATTTACTCAAGGAATCATTTCGCCAGTTCTGGTCGTATGAGTGCAGGACTTCAGCCAAAGATTTCCTCGACAAGTGGTTCTGGTGGGCGACGCATTCCAGGCTGAAGCCAATGCGAAATTTTGCTTGGATGCTGCGCCGCAAAGAAGAAAATATTCTCAGTTATTTCGATATGCCCATCAGCAATGGCTCGGTGGAAGGCCTCAACAATAAGGCTAAAGTCATTAGTCACAGAGCATACGGGTTCAGGTCGGCCAAGAACTACATCCGGAATCTGTACCATTGCATGGGCGGGCTACCTGAACCCCAAATTATGCACAGATTTGTGTGA
- the istB gene encoding IS21-like element helper ATPase IstB, with product MNPAVSVTLKENLQSLNLSQMAKELESFLRQARESGMDYAELLLQMTDHEMRIRADNRLKRRLKEAKFPLIKTIEGFDFEITADLDRRLIRELCSGEYVKEHKNVIFLGKSGTGKTHLATALGVEACRQGVRTRFVTACGLVNELIEARQEKDLQRILKRYGRYGLLILDELGYIPFSQEGAELLFQVLAERHERGSVIITSNLGFGDWTQVFGDANLTAALLDRLTHKAHIIECSWQSYRLQEALQGQANN from the coding sequence ATGAACCCCGCGGTCAGCGTCACCCTCAAGGAGAACCTCCAGAGCCTGAACCTCTCCCAGATGGCCAAGGAATTGGAGTCCTTTCTGCGGCAGGCTCGCGAATCGGGCATGGACTATGCCGAGCTGCTTTTGCAGATGACTGACCATGAAATGCGGATTCGGGCTGACAACCGGCTCAAGCGCCGCCTCAAAGAAGCCAAGTTCCCTTTGATCAAGACCATAGAGGGGTTTGACTTTGAGATCACTGCCGACCTGGACAGGCGGCTGATCCGGGAGCTTTGCAGCGGCGAATATGTCAAAGAGCACAAAAACGTAATCTTCCTGGGCAAAAGCGGTACAGGCAAAACCCATCTGGCCACAGCCCTTGGTGTGGAGGCCTGTCGCCAGGGAGTCCGCACTCGATTTGTCACAGCCTGCGGCCTGGTCAACGAACTCATCGAGGCCCGGCAGGAAAAGGATCTGCAGCGCATCCTCAAGCGCTATGGTCGCTATGGGCTGCTCATCCTCGATGAGCTGGGGTACATACCCTTTTCCCAGGAAGGGGCGGAACTGCTGTTTCAGGTGCTTGCTGAGCGCCATGAACGCGGTTCTGTGATCATCACCAGCAATCTCGGCTTTGGGGACTGGACCCAGGTTTTTGGCGACGCCAACCTGACAGCAGCCCTTCTTGACCGGCTCACCCACAAGGCCCACATCATTGAGTGTTCTTGGCAGAGCTACCGGCTACAGGAGGCGCTGCAAGGCCAGGCAAACAACTAA
- the istA gene encoding IS21 family transposase, protein MLKVEQFEFIRTSYRVYGLSISEIARKTGHSRNTIRKVLRNEHSGYAARKQQPMPALEGFAGAIDSWLEQDKQRPPKQRHTARRIFRRLVHEHGFQGSEPAVRRYVRQAKTRIGLGAKGAFVPAEPDAGLEAEVDWGDFKAYIAGKLTPLKLFCMRSKYSSTSFVRAYPVERQQALIDAHMQAFAFFGGVFPTLIYDNMTAAVQKILRGKKRIEQDGFAKFRAHYTFDAVFCNPRAAHEKGGVEGLVGYARRNFLTPVPDVDSLQELNESLLSQCLLYKEQHIVSGQEYTVGQRFEHEKHRLLDLPAQPYSNTISQSGKVNHYGTVISDKNHYSVPSRYAGLKVHLSLGAQKVEVFYDGRRIACHDRVYGNNKWVLDPDHYLDLLQTRPSAFSSAKPIKQWRAEWPASFERLLQRLRQAQGIGKGTKDFISVLKLYREHASEDVERAVQRALEAGVSSGEAVRHLLRPQIPEPVSGPVPGWSSFVPADISVYGELGGVS, encoded by the coding sequence ATGCTGAAGGTGGAACAATTTGAATTTATCCGTACCAGCTATCGTGTCTATGGTCTGTCCATATCTGAAATCGCCCGGAAAACCGGGCACTCACGAAACACGATACGCAAGGTCCTACGCAACGAGCACAGCGGCTATGCCGCCAGGAAGCAGCAACCGATGCCGGCATTAGAGGGCTTTGCGGGGGCCATCGATTCTTGGCTTGAGCAGGACAAGCAAAGGCCCCCAAAGCAGCGGCATACCGCGAGGCGGATCTTTCGCCGGCTGGTCCATGAGCACGGTTTCCAAGGCTCAGAGCCGGCAGTACGGCGCTATGTGCGCCAAGCAAAAACTCGAATCGGTCTTGGGGCAAAGGGGGCTTTTGTCCCCGCAGAGCCGGACGCGGGCCTGGAAGCCGAAGTGGACTGGGGCGATTTCAAAGCCTACATCGCCGGAAAACTGACCCCGCTCAAGCTCTTCTGCATGCGCTCCAAGTATTCCAGCACAAGCTTTGTGCGGGCCTATCCAGTCGAGCGGCAGCAGGCCCTTATTGATGCCCACATGCAAGCTTTTGCTTTTTTCGGCGGTGTTTTCCCCACGTTGATCTATGACAACATGACCGCTGCGGTCCAAAAGATTCTCAGAGGCAAAAAGCGCATTGAACAGGACGGCTTTGCCAAATTCAGAGCCCACTATACCTTTGATGCTGTCTTTTGTAATCCTAGGGCAGCGCATGAAAAAGGCGGTGTTGAAGGCCTCGTGGGCTACGCCCGACGTAATTTTCTCACCCCGGTGCCTGATGTTGATTCTCTCCAAGAACTCAATGAGTCACTGTTGAGCCAGTGTCTCCTCTATAAAGAGCAGCATATCGTCTCCGGGCAGGAATATACCGTTGGTCAGCGTTTTGAGCATGAAAAGCACCGGCTCCTGGATCTGCCTGCTCAGCCCTACAGCAACACCATTTCACAGTCGGGCAAAGTAAACCATTATGGCACAGTCATATCGGACAAAAACCACTACTCCGTGCCCTCCCGGTATGCGGGGCTGAAAGTCCACCTGAGCCTCGGCGCGCAAAAGGTCGAGGTATTTTACGATGGACGCCGCATTGCCTGCCATGACCGCGTTTACGGGAACAACAAGTGGGTGCTTGACCCTGATCACTACCTGGATCTGTTGCAAACGCGTCCCAGCGCCTTTAGCTCGGCCAAGCCCATCAAGCAGTGGCGTGCTGAGTGGCCGGCAAGCTTTGAACGGCTCCTCCAGCGCTTACGGCAAGCACAGGGGATAGGCAAAGGCACCAAGGACTTTATCAGTGTGCTCAAGCTCTACCGCGAGCATGCATCCGAGGACGTCGAGCGGGCTGTCCAGCGCGCTCTGGAGGCGGGCGTTAGCAGCGGCGAAGCCGTGAGGCACCTTCTCCGGCCACAAATCCCTGAGCCTGTTAGCGGCCCCGTTCCAGGGTGGAGCAGCTTTGTCCCTGCGGATATCTCAGTGTATGGCGAGCTCGGAGGTGTATCATGA